From Etheostoma cragini isolate CJK2018 chromosome 1, CSU_Ecrag_1.0, whole genome shotgun sequence, a single genomic window includes:
- the cgref1 gene encoding cell growth regulator with EF hand domain protein 1, which translates to MQTGVLMESHLGRLVPCVLSLYLFLYLCQAAPGLPGTQREESVDVHPAAVALANPFGTSDEDHRLLKSYIQSSLKDGQGGPEISTWEQEVFFLFRLYDYDRSGFLDGLEMMKLLSEYNSHHAPGTQANEPVVSMVDFLLQTQDLNQDGLLAPSELLSPSLPHTQDSNNNNAPHQKQEVAAEEKLSNPSTQEGKAGTAEHREEAHEKVQPDEEEQSQQEVKTEEEAFINQVDEQHGQQIPEAPAAEQEQEHKVPVHQGQPEM; encoded by the exons ATGCAGACAG GTGTGCTCATGGAGTCTCACCTGGGCAGGTTGGTCCCATGTGTCCTGTCCCTGTACCTGTTTCTATACTTGTGCCAGGCTGCACCAGGTCTACCTGGGACACAGAG GGAGGAATCAGTTGATGTCCACCCCGCTGCAGTGGCGCTAGCCAATCCCTTCGGCACCAGTGATGAGGAccacag ATTGCTAAAAAGTTACATCCAATCCAGTCTGAAGGATGGCCAAGGAGGACCAGAAATTAGCACCTGGGAGCAAG AGGTGTTCTTCCTGTTTCGTCTCTATGATTACGATCGCAGTGGGTTCCTGGATGGCTTGGAGATGATGAAGCTACTTTCAGAATACAACTCCCATCATGCACCTGGAACACAGGCCAATGAACCG GTGGTGTCTATGGTGGATTTTTTACTCCAGACTCAGGATCTAAACCAGGACGGCCTATTGGCCCCATCCGAGCTGCTGTCTCCTTCATTACCTCACACACAG gactccaacaacaacaatgcaccTCACCAGAagcaggaagtagcagcagAGGAGAAGCTGTCCAACCCAAGCACTCAGGAGGGGAAGGCAGGCACAGCAGAGCACAGAGAGGAGGCTCATGAGAAGGTGCAGCCTGATGAGGAAGAGCAATCTCAACAGGAAgtaaagacagaagaagaggcGTTCATAAATCAAGTAGACGAACAGCATGGACAGCAAATCCCAGAAGCCCCAGCAGCAGAACAGGAACAGGAGCACAAAGTGCCTGTTCACCAGGGGCAACCAGAGATGtga